Proteins found in one Paenibacillus sp. FSL R10-2782 genomic segment:
- a CDS encoding aspartyl-phosphate phosphatase Spo0E family protein has product MSYVGYHSSGSIGYDISLENEILFLRNEMMRTFQEEKSFTSDLVIEISCKLDLKINEYMKLYGTECKV; this is encoded by the coding sequence ATGTCATATGTTGGATATCATTCATCGGGTTCAATAGGATACGACATTTCCCTGGAAAATGAAATTTTGTTCCTGCGCAATGAGATGATGCGGACGTTTCAGGAAGAGAAGTCCTTCACCTCTGATCTTGTCATTGAGATCAGTTGCAAGCTCGATTTGAAAATTAACGAATACATGAAGCTGTACGGTACAGAATGCAAGGTGTAA